Proteins from a genomic interval of Micropterus dolomieu isolate WLL.071019.BEF.003 ecotype Adirondacks linkage group LG16, ASM2129224v1, whole genome shotgun sequence:
- the LOC123985070 gene encoding E3 ubiquitin/ISG15 ligase TRIM25-like, whose amino-acid sequence MAAASTLIFEDQCRCCICLDVFTDPVTIPCGHNFCKSCITELWNITVPHQCPLCKEFFDKRPELRVNTFISDMASQFRQPAIKKVGNFSEQECANSEEVLCDVCTETKLKALKSCLVCVTSYCETHLKPHQTFAGLKKHKLIDPVENLESRMCKKHDWPLELLCKTE is encoded by the coding sequence ATGGCAGCAGCCAGCACTCTCATCTTTGAAGATCAGTGTCGGTGCTGCATCTGTCTGGACGTGTTCACTGATCCAGTCACCATACCATGTGGACACAACTTCTGCAAATCCTGCATCACGGAACTCTGGAATATCACAGTCCCCCACCAGTGTCCTTTGTGTAAAGAGTTTTTTGACAAAAGACCTGAACTGCGGGTCAACACCTTTATTTCTGATATGGCTTCGCAGTTCAGACAGCCAGCCATAAAGAAAGTTGGTAACTTCTCAGAACAAGAATGTGCAAACTCGGAGGAGGTTCTCTGCGATGTCTGCACTGAAACCAAACTGAAGGCCCTgaagtcctgcctggtgtgtgtgACCTCATACTGCGAGACTCACCTGAAACCTCACCAGACATTCGCCGGCCTGAAAAAACACAAGCTGATCGACCCTGTGGAGAACCTGGAAAGCAGGATGTGTAAGAAGCACGATTGGCCTCTGGAGCTGCTCTGCAAGACTGAGTAG
- the LOC123985199 gene encoding E3 ubiquitin-protein ligase TRIM21-like, with protein sequence MAAASSLLSEDQFRCCICLDVFTDPVTVPCGHNFCKSCITEHWNINVQCRCPMCNKLFDRRPELYINMFISEMAAQFRQSGGKEMPSSSEQQRARPGEVLCDICTETKLKALKSCLMCLTSYCETHLEPHQRITGLKKHKLIDPVENLESRMCKKHERPLELFCKTDQRCVCRFCSEASHKRHHSVPLKDEYETKKAALGKTEAKVQHMIQERKRKIREVKHSVELSKEDADRTLADGVQVFFNMMQSVEEGLAQLIGTIEGKQKTTENQAKGFIKELEMEIFELMKRHSELEQLARTEDHLHLLQSFPSLDTALPTKDWTEVRVHSSYEGTVRRAVAQLEETLRKEMKKLLAAELKTAQQYAVNVTLNPETAHPKLILSDDGKRAAHGDVKQNLPDNPERFTSCCGVLANQSFSSGRFYYEVQVKEKTGWTLGVARESTNRKGEIKVCPRNGYWTVWLRNGNVYHANTSPPVRLALKSKPQKVGVFVDYEECLVCFYDVDAEDHIYSFTGCKFRVKLHPYFSPCLNDGGRNSAPLIISPVNNTYLTNE encoded by the coding sequence ATGGCAGCAGCCAGCAGTCTCCTCTCAGAAGATCAGTTTCGGTGCTGCATCTGTCTGGATGTGTTCACTGATCCGGTCACCGTGCCATGTGGACACAACTTCTGCAAGAGCTGCATCACAGAACACTGGAATATTAATGTTCAGTGCCGGTGTCCCATGTGTAATAAACTTTTTGACAGGAGACCGGAGTTGTATATCAACATGTTCATATCTGAGATGGCTGCTCAGTTCAGACAGTCAGGTGGAAAGGAAATGCCCAGCAGCTCAGAGCAACAACGAGCCAGACCAGGAGAGGTTCTCTGTGATATCTGCACTGAAACCAAACTGAAGGCCCTGAAGTCCTGCCTAATGTGTCTGACCTCATACTGCGAAACTCACCTGGAGCCTCATCAGAGAATCACCGGCCTGAAAAAACACAAGCTGATCGACCCTGTGGAGAACCTGGAAAGCAGGATGTGTAAGAAGCACGAGAGGCCCCTGGAGCTGTTCTGCAAGACTGaccagaggtgtgtgtgtcggtTCTGCAGCGAGGCAAGTCATAAGAGGCATCATAGTGTTCCTCTGAAAGATGAATATGAAACAAAGAAAGCTGCACTTGGGAAGACAGAGGCTAAAGTTCAGCACATGATCCAGGAGAGAAAACGGAAGATTCGGGAGGTCAAACATTCAGTGGAGCTCAGCAAGGAAGATGCGGACAGAACGCTAGCAGACGGTGTGCAGGTCTTCTTTAATATGATGCAGTCTGTCGAGGAAGGCCTGGCTCAGCTCATAGGCACGATTGAAGGGAAgcaaaaaacaacagagaatcAGGCCAAAGGCTTCATCAAAGAGCTGGAGATGGAAATCTTCGAGCTGAtgaagagacactctgagcttgAGCAGCTCGCTCGCACTGAggaccacctccacctcctccaaagCTTCCCATCCTTGGACACTGCTCTACCCACCAAGGACTGGACAGAGGTCAGAGTTCACTCATCATACGAGGGGACTGTGAGGAGAGCTGTAGCTCAGCTGGAGGAGACACTCCGTAAAGAGATGAAGAAACTGCTCGCGGCTGAACTGAAGACAGCCCAGCAGTATGCAGTGAATGTGACTCTCAATCCAGAAACAGCACATCCTAAACTCATCCTGTCTGATGACGGGAAACGAGCAGCTCATGGCGACGTGAAACAGAATCTTCCGGACAACCCAGAGAGATTTACCTCATGCTGTGGTGTGTTGGCGAATCAGAGTTTCTCTTCGGGAAGATTTTACTATGAGGTTCAGGTTAAAGAGAAGACTGGCTGGACTTTAGGAGTGGCCAGAGAGTCGACAAACAGGAAGGGAGAAATTAAAGTTTGCCCCAGGAATGGATACTGGACTGTCTGGTTGAGAAATGGAAATGTATATCACGCTAACACCAGCCCTCCTGTCCGTCTCGCGCTGAAGTCAAAGCCTCAGAAGGTGGGGGTGTTTGTGGATTATGAGGAGTGTCTGGTCTGTTTTTATGATGTAGATGCTGAAGATCATATCTACTCCTTTACTGGCTGTAAGTTCAGAGTGAAACTCCATCCATACTTCAGTCCATGTCTCAACGACGGTGGTAGAAACTCTGCCCCTCTGATTATCTCGCCTGTCAATAACACATATTTGACTAATGAGTAG